The Geomonas agri genome contains the following window.
GAACGCGGCAGCGGACCTGGTGCATCTCGGGAGAGTGCCGCGCATCTACCTGATGGACGATCCATCGCGGGACCAGTACAGCGCCCGTGCGGGGCGCTCCTTGACCAGGAGGGAGTGGTACCTCGACTACCTTGCCTGGCGGGGAGTGCCGGCGGAACGCGTCAGCTTCATCCCCAGAGCGCCTGGGTTCTTCGGTACGCGTGCCGAGGCGGGAGCATTGGCTGCCCATTTGCCCGTTGGGGTGCACCACGTGGTGATCGTGAGTTCCGCTCCGCACATGAGGCGGGCGCTGCTTGCCTTCCGGCGCGCCCTTCCCGCGCAGGTGGAGGTGGTCCCCTACGCGGCAACGGGACTCGCCGCGAGCGGTGAACTCTACCATCCCCTCTGGATCGAGTACCTCAAGCTTCTGGTTTATGGCGTGGTATCGTGACGGGAAAAGGCGGCACCGGGTCCCGCTTGAGCGGAAACCGCGGGGAGGAGCAGTGCCAGAGTGCGCGGCGGAGATGATGAACGGGCATGAATCTCCTAAAGTGTGATCCAAATCACTTTTTGGCGTCCCGCGATCTGTTAGAAAGGAGGCAAAATCAGAGGTACACGATAATACTAAACCATCCGCGAGGGTGGGACGGAAAGCCTACAGGGTCTCTCTGAGACAGCCGGGTCGCCGAAATGCCTGCACTACAGGTCGGTGCCCCGGTTTTTTTGCGTCTGCAATCCGGGTTTCCGCCTCTCGTGGAGGTCGCATTTGAAAATCAAGCATGTCCTGGTTGGTGCGTCGTTGCTGCTATCCTTTCCCTGCGCTGCCTTCCCTTCCACTGTGAGCCTCCAGTGGGACCCCTCCACCGACCCTGATCTTGCCGGCTACCGGGTCTATTATCAGGCCAACTCCTCAGCCCAGCCGTTTGCCGGCAGCGGAGCCGCCGAGGGCGCGGCTCCCGTCAATGTCTCCACCGGCACCACCGCTTCCATCAGCGGGCTAGACCCCGGCAGCTCCTACTATTTTGCGGTTACTGCCTACAACTCAAGCGGCGCCGAGAGCGTCTATTCCAACGTCGTCCAGGTTAAGGAGATGGTCCCCCCGGTCGTGGGGATCACCACCCCTTCCGCAAGCGCTACCCTGAGCGGCACGGTTTCCGTCGGGGTCAATGCCACCGACAACGTCGGGGTCTCCACGGTCGAGCTGTACGTGAACGGCGGGCTGGTGGGAAGCAGCAATGCCACCCCCTGTTCGTTTAACTGGCAGACCGCCTCCCTGGCCCCCGGCCAGTACACATTGACTGCCAAGGCGTACGATGCCGCGGGCAACGTCGGTTCTACCGAGGAGGTGGTCTACGTCACCGGGGATGCCGTGGCTCCCGGCGTCACCATAACGTCCCCGGCCAACAGCAATAATGTGAGCGGCACGGTTACCGTTAGCGCCAGCGCCACCGACAACGTCGGCGTGACCGGCTTTGCCCTGTACGACAATGCGACCCTCATCTTCGCCGCAAACCAGAGCCCCATCAGCTACAACTGGAACACGGTTGCCGCCGGCAACGGGAGCCACACCCTCGTCGCCATAGCATCCGACGCCGCAGGCAACGCGGGGTCTGCCAGCGTGACAGTGAACGTCGCCAACGACATCACCGCCCCGGTCGTCACTATCGTTTCGCCTTCATCACCCTATCTCAAAAACGCAAGCCTGAAGATCGCGGCTTCCGCTCAGGACAACGTGGCCGTTGTCCGGATGGAAGCCTACCTGGATGGTGCCCTCATCCTGGGAACCAACTCCGGATCCATCAGCGCTACGGCGAAGGTGGGCGTCGGGACTCACTCGGTGACCGTCATCGCATACGATGCCGCGGGAAACAAGGGGACCAGTGCGGTAAGCGTGTCCCGGTAGCCGGGGCCCGCACCAAAGGGGGAAGTTGCCGTACCTGCGCCGTTAAAAGAAAACAGTTGATTTTGTCTTATAAATCAAATACTATCCCCACCCGATGGTGGGAACAGCCATCACGAACAGGTACACGATAATACTAAACCACCCGCGAGGGTGGGACGGAAAGCCTATAGGGTCTCCCTGAGACAGCCGGGTCGCCGAAATGCCAAGAACTGGTGCTGCGGTCCCGGCTTTTCTATTTCCATCCCCCACAAAAGCCCAAGGCCCACGCCGATCCTTGGGGGTCAACGATGGAAGTGTTTGGAAGGACTGGATTGTTCTCCACGTCGGTACTGTTTTTGTTGTTGCTGTTGTCTACTCCTTGCACCTGCCTCGCCACCAGCGTCACGCTCGCCTGGGATCCCAGCCCGGACGCCGATCTCGCGGGATACCGCATCTACTACCAAGCCAACAGCAGTGCTGTACCGTTCCAAGGAACGGGAGCCCTCCAGGGAAGCGCTCCCGTCGACGGCGGCAACGTCACCGTGGCGAGTATCAGCGGCCTCGATCCTGCCAACTCCTACTACTTTGCGGTGACTGCCTATAACTCGAGCGGACAGGAGAGCGTTTACTCCAACGTTGTCCAGATCCCTGAAACACTGCCCCCCCTGGTCAGCATTACCTCGCCCGCTGACAACACCTCCGTAGCCAGCACCCTCGCCATCAGCGCGGCCGCAACCGACAACGTCGGTGTCGCCAAGGTTCAGTTCCTGGTCAACGACACACCGGTCTACGAGACCAGCGCCGCTCCCTATACCTATATTTGGAACGCGGCTTCTCTCCCTCCGGGGAGCTACGCCATCGCCGCCAGGGCCGTGGACCTCTCCGGCAATGCGGCGCTCTCAGCGCCTGTGCACGTTTCCGTGGCGGGCGACGTCACCTCGCCCACCGTTTCCCTGGCGGTGCCGCCCTCGGATGCCAAGGTAGCCGGAACCATCAACGTTTCGGCAAGCGCCAGCGACAACGTCGGCGTCACCAGGCTCGAACTCTCCATCGACGGCACCCTGCTGTTGAGCAGTAACCTGAGCCCGGTGAGCTATATCTGGAACACCGTCAACGTAGCCAACGGCAGCCACCTCGTCAGCGCGAGGGGCTACGATGCCGCCGGAAACAGCAGCGTCGCCTCGGCCACCGTCGTCGTCGACAATGGCACCAGCCAGACCGCCTCCACATCCCCTTCGACCACAACCTCAACCGGTGCGGTGCCGCTCACGCTGGCAGACGCGCAACTGGCACTGCAGATCGCCTCCGGTCAGCAGGCACCAACCGCCGAGCAGTTGCAGCGCCTGGACCTGGCGCCTTACCTAAATGGCCAGTCGGTGCCTAACGGCAAGGTTGACACCGGCGATGTAGTCGTCATCCTCGCCAAGTTGACCGGCAATCTGTAACGAGCCGACACCTCGCGGTCCCGGTGCCAGGCCGCAAGGGTCGTGCTGTAGGAGGAGCCATGTGGAGATTGAAAGGAGTGTTGTTGGGCTGGATCATGCTGCTGACTGCCGCCTGCGGAGGCGGAGGAGGGGGGACGCCGGCCGGCTCTCCCGATGTCACTGCCCCGAGCGTCGCCCTCACCGCTCCGGCAAACGGCACCACCATAGCCGGGGTGACTGCCGTCACGGCAGACGCCAGCGACGATGTCGGGGTGACCAAGGTCGAGTTCTACCTGAACGGCGTCCTGCAGGGAAGCGATAGCTCGGCACCCTACAGCTACAGCTGGGATCCGTCGACCCTGGCCAGGGGGAGCTACACCTGGACGGCGAAGGCGTACGATGCTGCCGGCAACCAGCGCCAATCCGCCGCCGTCACGGTGACCGTCCCGGTCTACGCCACCATGACCACGGTGGTGAACGGCACCGGTGCAGTCGGTACCGTATCTCTTGCGGGGATACCCGTCGCCGCCCCGTACGGAGTGAACTTCGTAGTCACCATGCCCGCCGGTGCCACCCTGTCCGCGGTCAGCACCTCCGGTCCCTATGCCGGCAGCGGCCTGGCCACCGTCTCCGGTGCCAACAGCCTCATCCTCGCCAGCAGCCCGGTGGCGTCAGGTGAGATCATGACCGTCACCTTTGCCAACGTACCGTCCGGAGCCCGATCCGCCGATTTCGGCATCACGGTGTCAGCCGTCTATGACGGAAACGGCAATTTGATCCAATAGGAAACGGATAATGCCCCCCTTGCAGAGTTCATTCAGAGCATGTCGGGGGAGCGTGAGTCTAGACTACCAGCAGTACACCTGGCGTGGAATCCCCCCTTTGCAAAAGGGGGGGATAGGGGGGGATTTGGTTTTGCTGCGAGGAGTTTTTTAGTGTCTTTTGCTGGTGCTCCGCGTATCGAAGAAGTTCTTGTTGAGTAGGATCGCCTTGCTGTCCAGGATGCTGATCACGTCCGACCTTTCCAGGCTGCGCAGCACGCGGCTCATGGTTTCGCGGGTCACCGAGGCATAGCTGGCCATCTGCTGGTGGGTCATCTTCACGTCGATGATGACACCGCGGTCGTCCCGGACCCCGTACAGTTCTCCCAGTCGATCCAGCAGGGACAGCACGCGGTCCTGGGCATTCTCGGCGTTGAAGCTCAGGATCTTGATCATCTCCCATGATTCGCGCAGCCGGCTGCACAAGAGCTCGATGATCTTCTTGCGGATGGCGTCGTTGCTCATCAGGTGCTGCTGGAAATCGTCCTTGTGCAACAGTCCGATCACGGAGTCCTCGTGGGCGATGATGGTGGCCGGGGAGGTCTTGTTGTCCAAAAGCGACATCTCGCCGAAGAAATCGTTCTTCTTGTGGATGGTGATGATCTGCTCTTTTCCCTCGTCGTTCATCTTCACTACCCGCACCTTGCCTGAATAGATCAGGTACATGTAGTTGGAGGTGTCCTCCTCGTAAAGCACTATCTGTTCTTTCTCGTAGTTCTTCTTTCTGAACAACTTCTCGACCTGGTCCACCTCGTCAGGTGTCAGGGACGAGAAGAAGGGAATGCTGCTGATGATGTTCGATTCGTGCTTATGTCTTTGCGACGTAGGGCAAGTCATCACAATGCCTCCGGCTCTATTTTACCTCAGCCATTCGATGGTTTAACACAAACAATTAGCACTTGTCAATTTATGCCTTAGGCTGTATAGGTATAGCAGGCACTGGCCTGTTTCTATGCCTGTGCAGCCGGAGGTTTGCAGTCACCGTCAGGTGCTTTGTGTGCACCAGATACATCGGCGCGGGCTTTGACTTGAATTTTTTATCCGGACTACTGCCGGTATGCGTGTTGGACGTTCTTATGGTTCTTGTGCCTAAGAGGTAACGATGGCGCTTATGGTGTTGTCCGTCTTCCTGCTACTGGTTTCCGTGCTGCGCATCGTACTGCTGGAGAGACGCAGCGGCACGTACAGCTGTCTTGCCCCGCCGTTTCTTGCCATCGCCGTCTTGCAGCTCTTCGATTTCTTTGCCCTGAGCGGCCTCTGGCCCGAAATAGACTGGAAACGAAGCGCCTTGTTCGTCGAGGCGCTTTTGCCCGCACTCTGGCTCCTCTTGAGCGTCACCTATGCACGGGAACTCCCGGAAACAGGGCTGCCGCTCAGAAGCCGCCTGCTGGTCCTGGGGAGTCTTTTCCTGGTACTGGTCCCCCTCCTGCTGCCGGCCGCCTCTTTCTACTATGCGCCTGACTTCCCTGCCGAGCCGGTGCTTTTCCTGGCAGACGCCGGTTACCGTTTCTATGTCGCTGTCCTTGTCCTCTTGGTGGCGGCTCTTATCAACTTCGAGTCTACTCTGGTAAATGCTTCAGCCGACGCCCTGTGGCGCGTGAAACTCGATATCGTCGCGCTGGGCTCCATGCTCGCCGTGCTCGCCTTTTACTACTCGAGCGCCCTCTTGTACCGCTCCCTCAACATGGAGCTTGTTCCGCTGCGTTCCCTGCTTTTTATCATTGCCTCGCTTATGATGCTCTATACCCGGTCGCACTGGCGTGGCGGTGCGCGGGTAAAGGTTTCCCAGGCGGTACTGCTGAAGTCGGCGGTAGTGGCGGTGGTCTCCGCCTATCTGATTGTGCTGGGGGTGTTGGGGGAGGGGATGCGGTACTTCGGGGCGCTGTTTCCCCGCGCGCTTACCCTGTCTCTGGGATTCATCGCGGGGATACTGTTGCTGCTGCTGATTCTCTCGGACCGGGCCAAGCGGGAATTAAAGGTCTTCCTGCACAAGCACTTCTACCAGAGCAAGTACGACTACCGGGCACAGTGGCTGGGGCTTACGGAAAGGCTTTCCACGTTTGAAGACGGGGACGACCTGGTAAAGAGGGTGCTCCTCGCTTACTGCGAGATCTTCGGGGTGCGGGGCGCGGCACTGTACCAGCACCAGCAGGGATGCGGCTGGTACTGCGTTGCGTCGACCCTTGAGCTTGAGCCGCTGCACGAGACCATCGAGGATGACAGCCCGATCCTTTCGTCGCTGCGGGAGCGGCGGTGGGTCTTTTGCAGCAGTGACGAGAACCGGGGGCTCACCGCCAAGGATTGGCAGTTTCTCGAACGCTATGGTGTTTCCTTCGTGGTGCCCCTGTTCGAGGCTGAAACCCTGTCCGGGTTCATCGTGCTGGGGGAGCAGGTGGTGCCCGACGAGCAGTACCGATATGAAGATTTCGACTTGATGAAGACTATCGCGCGGCAGGTGTCGGTAGCCATGCAGCACCAGCGCCTGTCCGAGCAGCTGACCCAGGCCAAGGCGATGCAGGCCGTGGGGGGGCTCGCCACCTTCGTCGTGCACGACCTGAAAAACCTCGCGGCCACCATCTCGCTTGTGCTGGAAAACGCGCGGGAGCACATCGAAAACCCGGAGTTTCAGCAGGACATGCTGAACAGCCTGGATAATACCACCAGGAAGATGCACCACCTGATCGGACGCCTACGCAACCTCGGGGAGAGCGAGCTTTTGCAGAAACGCCCCGTGGACCTGCTTGCGCTCACCGAAAATTGCGCCGGGATGGTGGGAAGGACGATTTCGGTGCAGGGGAGCCAGCAGGTCGTCCTGGGGGACAAGGAGGAGTTGCAGAAGGTCCTTTTGAACCTGCTCCTGAATGCGGTTGAGGCGTCGGGGCCCGAGGGCCCCGTTGCCGCCGAGGTGGGCTGCAACGGCACCCCCTTTGTCAGGGTGACCGACCAGGGGTGCGGCATGTCGCCCCGCTTCATAAGAAACGATCTCTTCGTGCCGTTTCACAGCTCGAAGAAAACCGGTCTGGGGATCGGACTGTACCAGTCGCGTCAGATCGTCGCGGCTCATGGCGGCAGGATAGAGGTGTCCAGCGTGGAGGGAGAGGGTACGGTTTTCACCGTCCACCTGCCGCACGCCGCGGAGGAGGCTGCCAGCGTTGGCACCGGTGCCGCTTAGGAGGATCAGGTGAGAAAGCTTTTGATTGTCGACGACAACGAGGATATCAGGCAGCAGCTGAAATGGGGGTTGAACCAGGAGTACCAGGTTCTTCTGGCTGGCGACGCCAGGGAGGCGCTGTCCCTTTTCAGAAACGAGCGTCCCGCCGTGGTGGTGCTCGACCTGGGGCTGCCTCCCTATCCAGATAGCTCCGTCGAGGGGTTCCGCTGCCTTGACGAGATGCTGGGGGTGAACCCGGTGACCAAGGTGATCATGCTTACCGGCAACAACGAACGGGAAAACGCGCTGAAGGCGATGCGAATGGGCGCTTTCGATTTCTACGCCAAACCCCCGGTGCTGGCCGAGTTGAAGGTGATGATCGGGCGTGCCTTCCACATAGCCAACATAGAGGAGCAAAACAGCACCCTTGCTGCGGGTGGCGAGGTGGATGATCAGTGGGGCATGGTTGGCAAATGCGCCGAGATGCAGGCGGTCTACACCACGATCAGGAAGGTCGCCACCTCCAATGCGCCGATCCTGATCGTAGGGGAGAGCGGGACCGGCAAGGAACTTGTGGCGGCGGCCATCCACGAGGCCAGCCAGCGCCGCAAGGGGCCGCTGGTGGCCATCAACTGCGGCGCCATACCGGAGAACCTTCTGGAGAGCGAACTCTTCGGGCACGAGAAGGGGGCCTTCACCGGCGCCCATACCGCGGTGCGCGGCAAGCTGCAGTATGCCCACAAGGGGACCCTTTTCCTCGACGAGATCGGCGAGCTCCCCGTGAACCTGCAGGTGAAGCTGCTGCGCTTTCTGCAGGAAGGGACCATCCAGCGGGTCGGGGGGAGGGAGGAGATTCCCATCGATGCGCGCACCACCTGCGCCACCAACATAGACATCCAGAAGGCGATCGAGGAGGGGCGCTTCCGCGAGGACCTCTACTATCGCATCGGCGTCGTCACCATCAAGCTCCCCCCTTTGAGGGAGCGCGGCGAAGATGTGCTCCTTCTGGCCGAGACCTTCCTGCGGCTTTACTGCAAGGAGAACAAGAAGAAGGTGCGCCTGTCGCCGGCGGCGGTCGCCTTCCTGAAAAGACACGACTGGCCAGGCAACGTGCGTGAATTGAGGAACCGGATCCAGCGGGCCGTTATCATGTGCGACGGCTCCAGCATCGGCCCCCTCGACCTTGGGTGCGATGTAGAGCCTCCGCCGGTGCCGGTCGCCAGCAATGACGTCTTGTCCCTCAGGGAAGCACGCGAGCGGATGGAACGGGAGATGATTCTGAACGCCATCGAGCGGCAGTCCGGCAACATCCTGAAGGCCGCAGAGGAGCTGGGCGTCAGCCGCCCCACGCTGTACGACCTGATGAAAAAGCTCTCCATCCACCAGTAGTCCCGGCGCGGCACGCTGGGGTCACCCGGCCCCCTCCTCCCGCAGCCTGGCAAAGGCCACCTTGCCGTTTTCGAGCTTGGGCAGCACCCGCACCAGCCTGAGCTCTCCCGGCATCTTGAACTTGGGAAGCCACTTCTGGCATCTCCCCAGTACCTCCTTCCCGGTGGTGCCCCCGTTTATGGGAACCCCTACCGCCACCAGCCGGTGCCCCGCGAGAGGGTCCTCGACACCGAAAACCGCCGCTTCGACCAATAGACCGGTCGCCATCAGGGCGTCCTCGACCTCCTGGGGGGCGATTCGGTGCCCCCCGACTTTAAGCTGTCGGTCACCCCGCCCTACGAGGTAGAAGTACCCGTCGCGGTCCCGGTACCCCATGTCTCCCGTCCGGTAGCCGTGTTCACCCAGAACCCTCCTGGTCCCTTCCGGGTCCCTCCAGTACCCAGTCATGATGTTATCGCCTGCCGCCACCAGTTCCCCTGTCTCTCCTTCGGAAAGCTCCCTTCCCGAAGCGTCCACTACCTTCATGGTGACTCCCGGGATGGGAATTCCTATGGAATCGATCTTTTCCCTGAGGCGTTCAGGCTCGACGTAGGAAAGCCGGGCGGAAGCCTCCGTGGCCCCGTACATGACGTAGAGCTTTGTGTGCGGCGGCAGGGCACGCAACAGCTCTTCCTTTACCTGGCGCGCCATGTGCCCCCCCGCCTGGGAGCAGTAGCGCAGGGCAGGGAGCCTGTCCCGGTATGCCTTGAGGGGAGAGCGGTGCAAAAGGTAGGCGTAGGTCGAGGGGACCCCGGAGAAGCCGGTTACTTCTTCCTCCTCCATCTGTGTGAGGACCGTCGCGGGATAGGCGAAGGTGTTGTTGATGACGAGGCTCGCGCCAACGGCAATGTGGGTGTTCAAAAGAGATTTCCCCATGACGTAGAAGAAAGGGAGCACCACCATCTGCCGGTCCGCTTCCGTCAGCCCGAGAAAGGCGACTATGGAGCAGGTGTTGGCCACCACGTTCGCGTGCGACAGCATGACACCTTTGGGTGGCCCGGAGGAGCCGGAGGTGAAGATGATGCTCGCGAGGGAGCCGGGGGCGAGGGAGAGCGGCGGGGGGGACGCCCCTGAACGGAGGAGTTCTTCAAAAGGCACGGCCGCCACGGGAAGCTGGAGCCGCTGAAAGGAGGGGGCTGTGAGAAGCACCGCGGCAAGCGGGCAGGGAGGGGCTTCCCCCAGGGCTTTCGCCCCCCTTGCCGAGGCGATGACCACTTGGGGCGTGGTGCGCTCCATGATGCGCCGCAGCGTGTCCGACCTGGTCTCCGGGCTCATCGGGACGGCGACCAGCCCCGCCTTGAGGATGGCGTAGTACGAGATGACGTACTCCTCGCTGTTTTCAACGAGCAGGAGCACCCGCCCTCCCGCTGTTGTCCCGCAGTGCGCCAGCCAGTTGGCCAGGGAGTTGGCGCTTTGCTCAAGTTGCGCATAGCTGACCCTTCTCTCCCCCAGGATGAGCGCCACCTTATCGGGCAAGCGTGCGGCAGAGCGTTCGAGAAACTGGTGGATGAGCATCTGGCATCTCCTCCCCGGTCATCCCTGTCGCTTCCGGGCCAAAAAGCCCACCAGGCGATGCACGGAGTCCAGGTTTTCCGGGACGAGTTCCTCGTCCTCCACCCTGATGCCGAAGCAGTTTTCCAGGAAGGACACCAGTTCGAGGATACCGGTCGAGTCGACGATGCCCGATTCGAGGAAGGAGGTGGTATCCTCGAGGTCCCTGTCGTCGCCGAAAAGGAAGTTGTCCACGATATAGGACCTGATCTGTTCGCGCTCCTCGCTCATATGCTGAACCTCTCTGATGGCACCCCCGGGCGGGCGGGGACCTCGGGGATCTCCACGACGGTCAGGCCTGCCAGGTGCAGGTACCTGGTCGTCGATCGCTTGATGTCTATGTCCTGGTAGACCTTGCGTACCTGGTCCGGCGTTAGCCCGCACGCGGCCGCGGCGTCCTCCGGTGACACCCCCCGGTTCTTGGCGCATAGGCAGAGGTCCATGGTCCGGTACGGCAAGGAGAAATAAAACTCTTCCTGCCCCTGGGGAAGCGAGTAGGTGTCGGTGGTCGGTGCCCGCGAGCGGATCTCCTCGGGGATGCCCAGGTACTCGGCCATCTGGAATACCTGACTCTTGTAAAGGTGGGCGATCGGCTTGAGGTCCGCCGCGCCGTCGCCAAGCTTGACGAAGAAGCCCTGGTCGTACTCGAGCCGGTTCGGGGTTCCGGCCACCGCGTAGTTGAGACGGTCGGCGTGGTAATACTCGAGCATCTTGCGGGTTCTCTGTTTGCAATTGGTGGCGGCCACTATCTCGAGGTAGGGGCCAAGAGGCAGGCGTTCTTTCAGGATGGTGCCGTCCGGGGCCCGGGCAACGATGTAGTGGAGGCGAAATCCCTTGCTGTCGAAGACCCCCGAAATGACGATTTTCGACCGCCACCCTTCCCCGTACCCGGGAATTACCTTCCTTAGCGCGGCGTCGTAGGCGGCATAGCAGCCGGCTGCTTCGAGGACCGGTGAGATGTCGATCCTCTGCGACCCGATGCCCAGGTGCCGGATCAGGGCAGCGCTTAGCTGCGGGGTTTCCTGCGCGGAATGGAGCTCCGGCATCTCCAGGCCATAGACCCGGTCCCTCCCTATGGCTCTGACCGCCAGCGCCGCGGTGACGCTGCTGTCGATCCCTCCGGAAAGGGCGACCAGAAGCCCCCTGCGCTTTAGGGTGTCCCGCAGGATTGTTCGTATCCCCGCCGTGATCCTCTGGGCCTCGCACTCGCAGTCGATGTCAAGCGCCGATGCGCTGAAACGGCTCATGTTCCCTCCTGGACGACCCGCTTGCCGAGCAGCAGTCGCTGCTGCGGCAGGCGGAATTTTTCGATGAACTGTTGGTGCAGGATTTGGGTGGTGAGTATGCCGACGATGGCCATATGGTGCACCTCGCTTGCTACCTGCCGGTCGGGTTCCCGGTACTTGGCCAGCAGGTTGCGGGTCTTCGCAACGTCAAAGTAGCCGGCGGCGGCCAGCCCTTTTTCGGACAGGAACTCCTCGCTGCAGTCGTCCTGTCCTGAAAGGAAAAGCTCCCGGATCGGGGCGCGGTAGGGGAGCTTAGGCCGCTGCACGATCTCCTTTGGCAGGCTGGATCCGAAGGCCTTCTTGAGGATGTACTTTTCGTGCAGCCCCCTGATCTTCCAGCGGGGCGGCAGCTTCATGCCCAGATCGATGATGCGGTAATCGAGAAAAGGGAGCCGCAACTCGACGGAGTTTGCCATGGCGACCCGGTCCCCCTGTGAACTGAGGAGGTAGCTGGAGAGGAAAAGCTCTATTTCCAGCAACTGGGAGCGTGCCAGGAGGTCGCGCGAAGCAAACCCCGCCGGAAGGAGGTGGGCAAGATCCTCCTCGGGGCACCACTGTGTCAGTTGCCGTGCCAGGGGTGCGGAAAAGAACATCGTGCTCCTCTGCGTATCGTTCCACCGGATCCGGTGGGAGAAGAACGGATCATCCGGGTCGGTGGGGGTGACTGCAAAGAACTTCTGCAGCATCATCCGGTACCGGGCCGGCTCCCTGAAAATGTAGGGGTGCAGCCTCTCCAGCAGGCGCGGCCTCCAGGCGGACCCGGGGGCCTTGCTCCAGAAGCTGCGTATCTTTGCCTCCTTGAAGATGTCATACCCGCCAAAAATCTCGTCCGCCCCCTCGCCGGTGACCACCACTTTGAAGCCGCTGTCGCGCACAAGCTTTGCCAGGAGGAACATCGGTACCGGAGCGGTGCGCAGAAGCGGCTTTTCGGCGTGCCAGACCACCTCGGAGAGCGAGTCCCTGATCTGCTCATTTGTGACGCGGATCTCGCTGTGTCTGGTCCCCAGCTGACGCGCCATGGTGCGCTGGTAGGGGGTTTCGTCGAAAGCAGCCTCGGAAAACCCTATGGAGAAGGTACGCAGCTCGTTTTTGCATCCCCCCGCGATGGTCGAGGCTATGATGGAGGAGTCCAGGCCGCCGCTCAGGTAGGCCGCCACCGGGACGTCGGCGCGCAGCCTGATCTTGATGGCATCGGCAAGAAGCGCCCTGGTTTCTTCCACCGCGTCATCAATGGAGCCCGCGAAACGCTCTTCGGGGGGGTAGTAGGGGAGCTGCCAGTAGGGCGCCTGCGCGACGATGCGCCCCCCCTTGACGACCTGGAAGTGGGCTGGAGGAAGTTCGTATATTTCCCCAAAGGGGGTAAAGGGGGGCAGGGTGCTCCAGTAGGTGAAAACCTGCCGGAGGGCGTGCGGAGAGATGCTGCGGGGAATGCTGGGGTCGGCAAAGAGTGCCTTGACCTCGGAGGCGAAGCTGTATTTTCCCCCCTGGTGGTAGTAGTACAGGGGGCGGATGCCCACCCGGTCCC
Protein-coding sequences here:
- a CDS encoding class I adenylate-forming enzyme family protein; translation: MLIHQFLERSAARLPDKVALILGERRVSYAQLEQSANSLANWLAHCGTTAGGRVLLLVENSEEYVISYYAILKAGLVAVPMSPETRSDTLRRIMERTTPQVVIASARGAKALGEAPPCPLAAVLLTAPSFQRLQLPVAAVPFEELLRSGASPPPLSLAPGSLASIIFTSGSSGPPKGVMLSHANVVANTCSIVAFLGLTEADRQMVVLPFFYVMGKSLLNTHIAVGASLVINNTFAYPATVLTQMEEEEVTGFSGVPSTYAYLLHRSPLKAYRDRLPALRYCSQAGGHMARQVKEELLRALPPHTKLYVMYGATEASARLSYVEPERLREKIDSIGIPIPGVTMKVVDASGRELSEGETGELVAAGDNIMTGYWRDPEGTRRVLGEHGYRTGDMGYRDRDGYFYLVGRGDRQLKVGGHRIAPQEVEDALMATGLLVEAAVFGVEDPLAGHRLVAVGVPINGGTTGKEVLGRCQKWLPKFKMPGELRLVRVLPKLENGKVAFARLREEGAG
- a CDS encoding acyl carrier protein; the encoded protein is MSEEREQIRSYIVDNFLFGDDRDLEDTTSFLESGIVDSTGILELVSFLENCFGIRVEDEELVPENLDSVHRLVGFLARKRQG
- the nadE gene encoding NAD(+) synthase codes for the protein MSRFSASALDIDCECEAQRITAGIRTILRDTLKRRGLLVALSGGIDSSVTAALAVRAIGRDRVYGLEMPELHSAQETPQLSAALIRHLGIGSQRIDISPVLEAAGCYAAYDAALRKVIPGYGEGWRSKIVISGVFDSKGFRLHYIVARAPDGTILKERLPLGPYLEIVAATNCKQRTRKMLEYYHADRLNYAVAGTPNRLEYDQGFFVKLGDGAADLKPIAHLYKSQVFQMAEYLGIPEEIRSRAPTTDTYSLPQGQEEFYFSLPYRTMDLCLCAKNRGVSPEDAAAACGLTPDQVRKVYQDIDIKRSTTRYLHLAGLTVVEIPEVPARPGVPSERFSI
- the asnB gene encoding asparagine synthase (glutamine-hydrolyzing) is translated as MCGIAGFFHTGNGPERLVTDMLSSIRHRGPDEAGVYLDRCVALGHCRLSIVGLVDGTQPIGNEDGTIWVVYNGEIFNYPELKGVLERQGHRFATHTDTEILVHLYEEHGREFLPLLNGQFAFALWDTRKRELFLARDRVGIRPLYYYHQGGKYSFASEVKALFADPSIPRSISPHALRQVFTYWSTLPPFTPFGEIYELPPAHFQVVKGGRIVAQAPYWQLPYYPPEERFAGSIDDAVEETRALLADAIKIRLRADVPVAAYLSGGLDSSIIASTIAGGCKNELRTFSIGFSEAAFDETPYQRTMARQLGTRHSEIRVTNEQIRDSLSEVVWHAEKPLLRTAPVPMFLLAKLVRDSGFKVVVTGEGADEIFGGYDIFKEAKIRSFWSKAPGSAWRPRLLERLHPYIFREPARYRMMLQKFFAVTPTDPDDPFFSHRIRWNDTQRSTMFFSAPLARQLTQWCPEEDLAHLLPAGFASRDLLARSQLLEIELFLSSYLLSSQGDRVAMANSVELRLPFLDYRIIDLGMKLPPRWKIRGLHEKYILKKAFGSSLPKEIVQRPKLPYRAPIRELFLSGQDDCSEEFLSEKGLAAAGYFDVAKTRNLLAKYREPDRQVASEVHHMAIVGILTTQILHQQFIEKFRLPQQRLLLGKRVVQEGT